From the genome of bacterium, one region includes:
- a CDS encoding glycosyltransferase, which produces MEDNKVKLISFTRNFGHEAANTAGVEYAKGDAVIVIDADLQS; this is translated from the coding sequence TTGGAAGATAACAAAGTAAAATTAATTAGTTTTACAAGAAACTTTGGCCATGAGGCTGCAAATACTGCTGGTGTTGAATATGCTAAAGGAGATGCTGTTATTGTTATAGATGCAGATTTGCAGTCATGA